The following proteins are encoded in a genomic region of Papaver somniferum cultivar HN1 unplaced genomic scaffold, ASM357369v1 unplaced-scaffold_10, whole genome shotgun sequence:
- the LOC113326962 gene encoding AP-3 complex subunit mu-like isoform X2, translated as MLQCIFLLSDSGEIILEKQLTSHQVDRSICVWFWENVISHGDPFKVLPVIASPTHYLFQIGRDGITFLACTQVEMPPLMAIEFLCRVADVLNEYLGGLNEDLIKDNFVIVYELLDEMIDNGFPLTTEPNILRDMIAPPNLVSKVLSVVTGNSSNMSNTLPGATASCVPWRTADLKHSSNEVYVDLVEEMDAIINRDGNLVKCEIFGQVEVNSHLSGLPDLTISFTNPSVLNDVRFHPCVRFRPWESNQILSFVPPDGLFKLMSYRIKKLNNIPIYVKPQLTSDAGTCRVSVLVGIKNNPGKTIDNVTVQFQLPACVASADLSSNYGTVNILADKTCFWSIGRIPKDKAPCMSGNLVLETGLEHLNVFPTFQVGFKIMGVALSGLKIDKLDFKNLPSPPYKGFRGITRAGKYEVRS; from the exons TATTTGTGTTTGGTTTTGGGAAAATGTCATTTCTCATGGAGATCCCTTCAAG GTTCTACCTGTGATTGCTTCACCTACACATTACCTTTTCCAAATTGGACGCGATGGAATTACGTTTTTAGCTTGCACACAAGTTGAAATGCCACCATTAATGGCGATTGAG TTCCTGTGTAGAGTTGCAGATGTTTTAAACGAGTATCTTGGTGGCTTGAATGAAGACTTGATCAAGGATAACTTTGTTATCGTGTATGAG CTTTTGGATGAGATGATAGACAACGGCTTCCCTCTCACTACTGAACCAAACATCTTAAGAGATATGATAGCACCGCCAAATCTTGTTAGCAAGGTTCTGAGTGTTGTAACTGGTAATAGTTCCAATATGAGTAATACCCTTCCAGGTGCAACAGCATCTTGTGTTCCTTGGAGAACAGCTGATCTGAAGCATTCAAGTAATGAAGTTTATGTTGATCTTGTTGAGGAAATGGATGCAATTATAAACAG GGATGGGAACCTGGTGAAATGTGAGATATTTGGTCAAGTTGAAGTCAACTCCCACCTCTCAGGTCTCCCTGACTTGACTATCTCCTTCACGAACCCCTCAGTTCTAAATGATGTGAGATTTCATCCTTGCGTTCGGTTTAGGCCCTGGGAATCAAATCAGATACTCTCTTTTGTTCCTCCTGATGGCCTGTTCAAGCTCATGAGTTACAG GATCAAAAAGTTGAACAACATTCCTATATATGTAAAGCCTCAGCTAACGTCAGATGCTGGAACATGTCGTGTCAGCGTGTTGGTTGGAATAAAAAATAATCCCGGAAAAACGATTGACAATGTTACAGTACAGTTTCAATTGCCTGCATGTGTAGCTTCTGCAGATTTAAGTTCGAACTATGGAACAGTGAATATCCTTGCAGATAAG ACATGTTTTTGGTCAATTGGACGGATTCCAAAAGATAAAGCTCCTTGTATGTCTGGAAACTTAGTACTTGAAACAGGTCTAGAACACTTGAATGTATTTCCAACATTCCAAGTGGGCTTCAAGATCATGGGTGTCGCTCTTTCTGGTTTGAAAATAGACAAGCTAGACTTCAAGAACCTTCCAAGTCCCCCTTACAAAGGATTCCGCGGAATCACACGAGCAGGGAAATATGAAGTACGATCCTAA
- the LOC113326962 gene encoding AP-3 complex subunit mu-like isoform X1: MLQCIFLLSDSGEIILEKQLTSHQVDRSICVWFWENVISHGDPFKVLPVIASPTHYLFQIGRDGITFLACTQVEMPPLMAIEFLCRVADVLNEYLGGLNEDLIKDNFVIVYEVVYLLLDEMIDNGFPLTTEPNILRDMIAPPNLVSKVLSVVTGNSSNMSNTLPGATASCVPWRTADLKHSSNEVYVDLVEEMDAIINRDGNLVKCEIFGQVEVNSHLSGLPDLTISFTNPSVLNDVRFHPCVRFRPWESNQILSFVPPDGLFKLMSYRIKKLNNIPIYVKPQLTSDAGTCRVSVLVGIKNNPGKTIDNVTVQFQLPACVASADLSSNYGTVNILADKTCFWSIGRIPKDKAPCMSGNLVLETGLEHLNVFPTFQVGFKIMGVALSGLKIDKLDFKNLPSPPYKGFRGITRAGKYEVRS; the protein is encoded by the exons TATTTGTGTTTGGTTTTGGGAAAATGTCATTTCTCATGGAGATCCCTTCAAG GTTCTACCTGTGATTGCTTCACCTACACATTACCTTTTCCAAATTGGACGCGATGGAATTACGTTTTTAGCTTGCACACAAGTTGAAATGCCACCATTAATGGCGATTGAG TTCCTGTGTAGAGTTGCAGATGTTTTAAACGAGTATCTTGGTGGCTTGAATGAAGACTTGATCAAGGATAACTTTGTTATCGTGTATGAGGTAGTTTATCTT CTTTTGGATGAGATGATAGACAACGGCTTCCCTCTCACTACTGAACCAAACATCTTAAGAGATATGATAGCACCGCCAAATCTTGTTAGCAAGGTTCTGAGTGTTGTAACTGGTAATAGTTCCAATATGAGTAATACCCTTCCAGGTGCAACAGCATCTTGTGTTCCTTGGAGAACAGCTGATCTGAAGCATTCAAGTAATGAAGTTTATGTTGATCTTGTTGAGGAAATGGATGCAATTATAAACAG GGATGGGAACCTGGTGAAATGTGAGATATTTGGTCAAGTTGAAGTCAACTCCCACCTCTCAGGTCTCCCTGACTTGACTATCTCCTTCACGAACCCCTCAGTTCTAAATGATGTGAGATTTCATCCTTGCGTTCGGTTTAGGCCCTGGGAATCAAATCAGATACTCTCTTTTGTTCCTCCTGATGGCCTGTTCAAGCTCATGAGTTACAG GATCAAAAAGTTGAACAACATTCCTATATATGTAAAGCCTCAGCTAACGTCAGATGCTGGAACATGTCGTGTCAGCGTGTTGGTTGGAATAAAAAATAATCCCGGAAAAACGATTGACAATGTTACAGTACAGTTTCAATTGCCTGCATGTGTAGCTTCTGCAGATTTAAGTTCGAACTATGGAACAGTGAATATCCTTGCAGATAAG ACATGTTTTTGGTCAATTGGACGGATTCCAAAAGATAAAGCTCCTTGTATGTCTGGAAACTTAGTACTTGAAACAGGTCTAGAACACTTGAATGTATTTCCAACATTCCAAGTGGGCTTCAAGATCATGGGTGTCGCTCTTTCTGGTTTGAAAATAGACAAGCTAGACTTCAAGAACCTTCCAAGTCCCCCTTACAAAGGATTCCGCGGAATCACACGAGCAGGGAAATATGAAGTACGATCCTAA